One genomic segment of bacterium includes these proteins:
- a CDS encoding SDR family oxidoreductase, whose protein sequence is MKILLTGATGYIGKRLLSSLLKDGHEVVCCVRDKKRFHSDFDPETSKITLFEIDFLKDPPDNFPIKDIDAAYYLIHSMSSNISEFAKLEEASAKNFIKLVTGTNIKQIIYLGGITNKQKLSKHLSSRKNVEEILFGSGIPVTVLRAGIIVGSGSASFEIIRDLVEKLPVMITPKWLNTKHHPIAIRTVIQYLTGVLLREEIYNKSFDIGGPDILTYKEMLLQFAEVRKLKRFIFTIPVMTPRLSSYWLYFVTATSYKLAVNLVDSMKIEIIGKPNDLEKMLKIKSISYKEAVSLAFTRIEQNEVVSSWKDSLVSSSNNDDLLEHINVPTFGCFTDKREKEITTSIEQVIKNIWSIGGERGWYYADWLWHIRGFLDKLIGGVGLRRGRTNKLEIYSGDTLDFWRVLVADKSNKRLLLYAEMKLPGEAWLEFKIINKAGKNFLQQTATFRPKGLLGRLYWYSVLPFHYFVFDGMAENIVKHK, encoded by the coding sequence ATGAAGATACTACTAACCGGCGCTACCGGCTACATTGGCAAAAGGTTGCTTTCTTCCCTGTTGAAAGATGGACACGAAGTGGTGTGCTGTGTAAGAGACAAAAAGAGGTTTCATTCGGATTTTGATCCTGAGACGAGCAAGATAACTTTATTTGAAATTGATTTTCTGAAAGATCCTCCCGATAACTTTCCGATTAAAGATATCGATGCTGCTTATTATCTAATTCACTCGATGAGCTCAAACATTTCAGAATTCGCTAAACTTGAAGAAGCATCGGCGAAAAATTTTATTAAACTTGTAACCGGAACGAATATCAAGCAGATAATTTATCTCGGTGGAATTACGAACAAGCAAAAGCTTTCAAAACATCTTTCTTCAAGAAAAAATGTTGAAGAAATCCTTTTCGGTTCTGGGATACCTGTTACTGTGCTAAGAGCAGGAATAATCGTCGGCTCGGGAAGTGCATCCTTCGAAATTATCCGCGACCTTGTTGAAAAGCTTCCTGTAATGATCACACCGAAATGGCTGAATACAAAACACCATCCGATTGCAATAAGAACTGTTATCCAATATCTGACAGGAGTTTTGCTTCGTGAAGAGATTTACAACAAATCATTTGATATCGGCGGACCAGACATTCTTACTTACAAAGAAATGCTTCTGCAGTTTGCAGAAGTACGAAAACTAAAACGTTTTATTTTTACCATTCCAGTTATGACACCACGATTATCATCTTACTGGCTTTACTTTGTGACTGCAACATCATACAAATTAGCAGTTAATCTTGTGGACAGCATGAAAATCGAGATTATTGGCAAACCGAATGATCTTGAAAAAATGCTGAAGATAAAATCAATCTCATACAAGGAAGCAGTTAGTCTTGCTTTTACAAGAATTGAACAGAACGAGGTGGTTTCGAGCTGGAAAGATTCTTTGGTTTCAAGTTCAAATAATGATGATCTGCTTGAACACATCAATGTTCCAACCTTCGGATGCTTTACCGACAAACGTGAAAAGGAAATTACAACGAGTATTGAACAAGTGATAAAAAACATCTGGTCAATAGGGGGTGAGCGCGGATGGTATTATGCTGACTGGCTGTGGCACATTCGTGGTTTTTTGGATAAACTTATTGGCGGCGTTGGCTTAAGACGCGGAAGAACAAACAAACTAGAAATTTATTCGGGAGACACTTTAGATTTCTGGCGTGTGCTCGTTGCAGACAAATCAAATAAAAGACTGCTTCTTTACGCTGAGATGAAATTGCCCGGAGAAGCCTGGCTTGAGTTCAAAATCATAAATAAAGCAGGCAAAAACTTTCTTCAGCAAACCGCAACCTTCCGTCCCAAGGGTTTGTTAGGAAGATTGTACTGGTATTCTGTTTTACCGTTTCATTACTTTGTGTTTGATGGGATGGCGGAGAATATTGTTAAGCACAAATGA
- a CDS encoding SPFH domain-containing protein — protein MEKIAEKPANKLNGFLMLFLTIAIMALSIYLLIIGINTEEPQILWVVIPLMIISFLMLSGFIVVQPNDSRVIILFGKYTGTVRQSGFYWVNPFTVRKKVSLRIRNFNSQKIKVNDLHGNPIEIGAVIVWKVIDSAKAVFDVENYEQFVDIQSETAIRTLASEYPYDVEEEDKSSLRGSPQEIAESLKNTVQSRLEVAGVDIIEARISHLAYAQEIAQAMLRRQQAQAIIAARTKIVEGAVGMVQMALNALSEQKIVTLDEDKKATMVNNLMVALVSETEAQPVINTGTLYQ, from the coding sequence ATGGAAAAAATAGCAGAAAAACCAGCAAATAAACTGAATGGTTTTCTAATGTTGTTCTTAACAATTGCCATCATGGCGTTAAGCATATATTTATTAATAATAGGTATTAACACCGAAGAACCTCAAATTCTGTGGGTTGTCATTCCCCTGATGATAATTTCGTTTTTAATGCTGTCGGGTTTTATCGTAGTTCAACCAAACGATTCACGTGTTATAATATTATTTGGGAAATATACAGGAACAGTTCGGCAATCAGGTTTCTACTGGGTAAATCCATTCACAGTAAGGAAAAAGGTTTCGTTGAGAATCAGAAATTTCAACAGCCAGAAAATTAAAGTAAATGATCTTCACGGAAATCCGATAGAGATCGGCGCGGTCATTGTGTGGAAAGTTATTGATTCGGCAAAAGCAGTATTTGATGTTGAGAACTATGAACAGTTTGTCGACATACAAAGCGAAACAGCAATACGAACCCTCGCATCAGAGTATCCGTACGATGTTGAAGAGGAAGATAAATCATCTCTGCGTGGAAGTCCGCAGGAGATAGCAGAGAGTCTGAAGAACACAGTGCAATCAAGATTAGAGGTTGCGGGTGTTGATATAATCGAAGCAAGAATATCACATCTTGCATACGCACAGGAAATTGCTCAGGCAATGCTGCGCAGACAGCAGGCACAGGCAATCATTGCAGCAAGAACTAAAATAGTTGAAGGTGCAGTTGGAATGGTTCAAATGGCGTTGAATGCTTTGAGCGAACAGAAAATCGTTACGCTTGATGAAGATAAAAAAGCGACAATGGTAAACAACCTGATGGTTGCACTTGTTTCTGAAACAGAAGCGCAGCCGGTAATCAATACAGGCACATTGTATCAATAA
- a CDS encoding toxin-antitoxin system HicB family antitoxin produces the protein MAEKKKFLLRIDENVHAALEKWAADDLRSINAQIEYLLTQALKNSVRLKSTDNTEPINPPPAEPGGN, from the coding sequence ATGGCTGAAAAGAAAAAATTTCTGTTAAGAATTGATGAAAATGTTCATGCCGCCCTAGAAAAATGGGCGGCAGATGATTTACGAAGTATCAATGCGCAAATTGAATACTTACTTACCCAGGCACTTAAAAATTCAGTTAGATTAAAAAGTACCGACAATACCGAACCAATCAATCCTCCACCAGCTGAACCCGGTGGAAATTAG
- a CDS encoding DUF853 family protein produces MSTKEKFIEEMKNAYSFKDDYFTLGGAIFEGECVNNLFINIPLKTLNRHGLIAGATGTGKTKTLQVIAEQMSSKSIPVLVMDVKGDFSGIAKPGAINPKIEERHNKIGLQYAASGFPVELLSLSEENGVRLRATVSEFGPVLLSKILELNDTQSSFVSLIFKFCDDSHLPLLDLKDFKRVLQFISNEGKQEVEKQYGSISTTSVGTILRKVIELEQQDAEKFFGEKSFEVDDLVRIDEQGRGVISIIRLVDLQDRPKLFSTFMLSLLAEIYSSFPEEGDLPQPKLVIFIDEAHLIFKEASKALLEQIETIIKLIRSKGVGIFFCTQNPTDVPASVLSQLGLKVQHALRAFTAKDRQMIKLTAENYPLSEYYKTEEMLTSLGIGEAAITALNEKGSPTPLAATLLRAPQSRMDIISNEEIDELVINSRLVPKYNEAIDRESAYELLNRKLEVSAREKEFTLPKYEIPKQPRGRPKEEKSTFEKVLTSSTTRQIGNTVVRELARGILGVLGLGGSTRRRK; encoded by the coding sequence ATGAGCACAAAAGAAAAATTTATTGAAGAAATGAAAAACGCTTATTCGTTCAAAGATGATTACTTTACTCTCGGCGGGGCAATCTTTGAGGGCGAATGTGTAAACAACTTATTTATAAATATCCCTCTAAAAACACTGAATCGGCACGGATTGATTGCCGGTGCAACCGGCACAGGGAAGACCAAAACTCTGCAGGTAATTGCAGAACAGATGTCGTCCAAAAGTATCCCGGTTCTGGTGATGGATGTCAAAGGAGACTTCAGCGGAATCGCTAAACCCGGAGCCATAAATCCGAAAATTGAAGAGCGACACAATAAAATAGGTTTACAGTATGCTGCCAGCGGTTTCCCGGTAGAACTACTTTCGCTTTCAGAAGAGAACGGAGTTCGTTTACGTGCAACTGTTTCTGAATTTGGACCGGTGCTTCTTTCCAAAATTCTTGAGCTTAATGATACACAGTCGAGTTTCGTGTCTCTCATTTTTAAATTCTGTGATGATTCACATTTGCCTCTGCTGGATTTAAAAGATTTCAAGCGTGTTCTCCAATTCATTTCCAACGAAGGAAAACAGGAAGTTGAAAAACAGTATGGATCAATATCAACCACATCGGTTGGAACAATACTTCGCAAAGTGATTGAGCTTGAGCAGCAGGACGCGGAAAAATTCTTTGGTGAAAAATCTTTTGAAGTTGATGATCTTGTAAGGATCGACGAACAAGGCCGAGGAGTTATCTCAATTATTCGTCTTGTTGATTTGCAAGACAGGCCAAAACTTTTTTCCACGTTTATGCTTTCGCTTCTTGCTGAAATTTATTCTTCTTTCCCGGAAGAAGGAGATCTGCCGCAACCGAAACTGGTAATTTTTATTGATGAGGCTCACTTGATTTTCAAAGAAGCTTCAAAGGCATTGCTCGAACAGATTGAGACCATAATAAAATTAATTCGTTCGAAAGGGGTTGGAATATTCTTCTGCACACAAAATCCAACAGATGTGCCTGCAAGTGTTCTTTCTCAACTTGGATTGAAGGTTCAGCACGCATTGAGAGCATTCACTGCAAAAGACAGACAAATGATAAAACTTACCGCTGAGAATTATCCGTTATCAGAATATTATAAAACAGAAGAAATGTTAACTTCTCTCGGAATTGGTGAGGCAGCGATAACTGCTTTAAACGAAAAAGGTTCTCCAACTCCGCTTGCAGCAACTTTACTCAGAGCTCCCCAATCGAGAATGGATATTATTTCCAATGAGGAAATAGATGAATTAGTTATAAATTCACGACTAGTTCCAAAATATAATGAGGCGATCGACAGAGAAAGTGCTTATGAACTGTTAAATCGAAAGCTGGAAGTTTCGGCAAGGGAAAAAGAGTTTACATTACCGAAGTATGAAATTCCAAAACAACCTCGCGGACGACCAAAAGAAGAAAAAAGTACTTTTGAAAAAGTTCTTACGAGCTCAACAACAAGACAGATTGGCAACACTGTGGTTAGAGAACTTGCGAGAGGAATTTTGGGCGTACTTGGATTGGGCGGCTCAACCAGAAGGCGAAAATAA
- a CDS encoding DNA-3-methyladenine glycosylase I, which yields MKNIKRCPWPSDDQLMIKYHDKEWGVPLHNDRKLFEFLILEGFQAGLSWRTILYKRKNFRKAFDNFDFNKVAKYDRKKINSLLKDAGIVRNRLKVEGAIINAKAFLQVRKEFGTFDKYIWGFVDGEPIQNKFKSLKELPARTELSDKISDDLRKRGFKFVGSTIVYAHMQATGMVNDHIIECFRNREVKNLE from the coding sequence ATGAAGAACATTAAACGCTGTCCCTGGCCTTCTGATGATCAATTGATGATCAAGTATCATGATAAAGAATGGGGCGTCCCGCTGCACAACGACAGGAAGCTTTTCGAATTTCTAATACTTGAAGGATTTCAGGCAGGATTAAGCTGGCGAACAATTCTTTATAAAAGAAAAAATTTCAGAAAAGCATTTGATAATTTTGATTTCAATAAAGTGGCAAAGTACGACAGAAAAAAAATCAATTCACTTTTGAAGGATGCTGGAATCGTCAGGAACAGATTAAAGGTTGAAGGGGCCATTATAAACGCCAAAGCCTTCCTGCAGGTAAGGAAAGAATTTGGAACATTTGATAAATACATCTGGGGCTTTGTTGATGGGGAACCAATTCAGAACAAATTCAAATCACTAAAAGAGCTTCCGGCGAGAACAGAACTGTCAGATAAAATTAGTGATGATTTGAGAAAGCGAGGCTTCAAATTCGTAGGCTCGACAATTGTATATGCTCATATGCAGGCCACAGGAATGGTGAATGATCACATTATTGAATGTTTCAGAAATAGGGAAGTTAAAAATTTGGAATGA
- a CDS encoding T9SS type A sorting domain-containing protein codes for MKVKFSLPIFLVLFISTIIFSQPGWVSLNSGATVNLNSVYFVDENNGFVVGESGTVLKTTNGGMSWNSTTTSPAENLNAVHFFNVNEGVIAASGGVIFRTTNGGTTWNTVTTGVSDNLFSLSFSGATGLCGGSSQTILKSTNSGASWSIIQNGFFGGGFWGTHMINATTGFVAGENSIFQPMLGKTTNGGTTWDFFPFYLNSNEGKLYAVHFFDANNGITAAAVWEGSGAVSRTTDGGSNWSTSIFGQAFFGMHFPTSTVGYVVGMGGGIYKTTNSGLSWTSQNSGTSQTLNDVFFINDFTGFVTGENGVILKTTDGGVPVELTSFTANAQEGMVVLNWTTATETNNQGFEIERASSLTSPVQEWQKIGFVPGFGTTTEPKSYSYTDQSVTGGKYYYRLKQIDFDGSFTYSGVIEAEVLVPTEYLLKQNYPNPFNPATTIEFSLPVDAQVKIGVYNLVGEKVAEVIDKDFTAGNHRIDYNASQLTSGVYLYKLDAVDISGKNYTSVKKMTLLK; via the coding sequence ATGAAAGTAAAATTCTCTCTTCCAATCTTTCTGGTTTTATTCATTTCGACAATAATATTCAGTCAACCCGGCTGGGTATCTTTGAATTCCGGTGCAACCGTAAATTTAAACTCAGTTTACTTTGTTGATGAAAACAACGGGTTCGTTGTAGGAGAATCCGGAACTGTTCTCAAAACTACCAACGGAGGCATGAGCTGGAATTCAACAACGACATCTCCTGCGGAAAATCTGAATGCTGTTCACTTTTTCAATGTTAACGAAGGTGTTATTGCAGCAAGCGGCGGGGTTATTTTCAGGACAACAAATGGAGGAACAACCTGGAATACAGTAACAACCGGAGTTTCGGACAATTTATTTTCGCTGTCATTCAGCGGGGCAACAGGATTGTGCGGCGGTTCATCACAAACAATTCTTAAATCTACAAATTCAGGTGCTTCGTGGAGTATAATTCAGAATGGATTTTTCGGGGGCGGATTTTGGGGAACTCATATGATTAACGCAACTACAGGTTTTGTAGCAGGAGAGAACAGCATCTTCCAGCCAATGCTTGGTAAAACAACTAACGGCGGAACCACATGGGATTTTTTCCCCTTCTATCTTAACAGCAACGAAGGGAAATTGTACGCTGTCCACTTCTTTGATGCAAATAATGGAATTACAGCCGCTGCAGTTTGGGAAGGCTCGGGCGCAGTTTCAAGAACTACTGATGGAGGCAGTAACTGGAGTACTTCAATATTCGGGCAAGCCTTCTTCGGAATGCATTTTCCCACAAGCACAGTCGGCTATGTAGTTGGGATGGGCGGTGGTATTTACAAAACAACAAACAGCGGTCTTAGCTGGACGAGCCAAAACAGCGGGACCAGTCAAACTCTCAACGATGTCTTTTTTATTAATGATTTCACCGGATTTGTAACAGGAGAAAACGGAGTAATACTAAAAACAACAGACGGAGGCGTTCCAGTTGAACTCACTTCTTTCACAGCAAATGCACAAGAAGGCATGGTAGTATTAAACTGGACAACAGCAACAGAAACAAACAATCAAGGATTTGAGATTGAAAGGGCTTCGTCTTTGACTTCGCCCGTTCAAGAATGGCAGAAGATAGGATTTGTTCCGGGATTTGGAACAACAACAGAACCAAAAAGCTACAGTTACACGGATCAGTCAGTTACCGGCGGGAAATATTATTACAGGCTGAAGCAAATTGATTTTGACGGGAGCTTCACATATTCAGGAGTTATTGAAGCGGAGGTATTGGTGCCAACAGAATACTTGCTGAAACAGAATTACCCGAACCCATTTAACCCGGCAACAACGATAGAGTTCTCACTACCGGTAGATGCACAGGTAAAAATAGGTGTATATAATCTGGTAGGAGAAAAAGTAGCAGAGGTCATTGACAAAGATTTTACAGCAGGAAATCACAGAATAGATTACAACGCATCACAGCTAACGAGCGGTGTATACTTGTATAAGCTGGATGCTGTAGATATATCAGGAAAGAATTATACTTCAGTAAAGAAGATGACATTACTGAAGTAA
- a CDS encoding T9SS type A sorting domain-containing protein, which yields MNKYILLSLLLIITSSLNSSFSQQYSFEELIIAKETNPQIYIEAKRAAINQELPVSIKIPGGILIDVIKVENDEILYSVIKNLLNPFSNGEILTYNQVMQKYDLTDAEINWGGMINNEQPENVATQLLLIPDWTNDNVLSFDPITGNLVNANYIPPNPGNLASPKHALLNVNGFISVSDQITDLVQKFDTSGNYLGIYAPAGGVNNNILDNLRGHAYRPNGNLLVTVGSGANTNAVPEFDLAGNYLGNFIAIGAGGLNSPFCVLFRTSDVLVTGSSSDAAHRYDLNGTYINNLITGVQFPQQIIELPNGNLALAIFSTPSGLGIYDSNGNQLNFFTAVTGLRGVYQLPSGNFVVTNGAGLHEIDGTNGSLIRTIYASANLQYISLVDYSTIPVELVSFSANVNGSGVELNWATATETNNQGFEIERSADGFNFSQIGYVPGFGTTTEPKSYSYTDQSVTSGTYYYRLKQIDFDGSFTYSGVVEAEVALPTEFSLEQNYPNPFNPATKIEFSLPVDAQVKISVYNLVGEKVAEVVNEDFTAGNHRIDYNASQLTSGVYLYKLEAVDVTGNNYTSVKKMTLLK from the coding sequence ATGAATAAATACATCTTACTATCGCTTCTATTAATTATCACCTCGTCTCTAAATTCATCTTTTTCTCAACAGTATTCATTTGAGGAATTGATAATAGCGAAAGAGACTAATCCTCAAATATATATTGAAGCAAAGAGGGCGGCGATAAATCAGGAATTGCCGGTAAGCATAAAAATTCCTGGCGGCATTTTGATAGACGTTATTAAAGTTGAAAACGATGAGATACTGTATAGTGTTATTAAGAATCTGTTAAATCCATTTTCAAACGGCGAAATTCTAACGTACAATCAGGTCATGCAGAAATATGATCTTACAGATGCAGAAATTAATTGGGGAGGAATGATTAATAATGAGCAGCCAGAGAACGTAGCAACACAACTTTTACTTATACCCGATTGGACCAATGATAATGTTTTGTCCTTTGATCCAATAACCGGAAATCTGGTAAATGCAAACTATATTCCACCAAATCCGGGAAATCTAGCTTCACCCAAGCACGCGTTGTTAAATGTAAATGGTTTTATTAGCGTTTCAGATCAAATTACAGATCTTGTCCAAAAATTTGACACCTCCGGAAATTATCTTGGAATTTATGCTCCTGCTGGCGGAGTGAATAATAATATATTGGATAACTTACGTGGTCATGCGTACAGACCAAATGGAAATTTACTTGTAACTGTGGGCAGCGGGGCCAATACAAATGCTGTACCTGAATTCGATCTTGCAGGCAATTATCTTGGCAATTTTATAGCAATCGGTGCCGGCGGACTGAACAGTCCTTTCTGTGTTTTATTCAGAACGAGTGATGTTTTGGTCACCGGTTCAAGTAGCGATGCGGCACACAGGTACGATTTAAATGGAACTTATATTAATAATCTTATAACAGGTGTTCAGTTCCCGCAGCAAATAATCGAACTACCAAATGGTAATCTTGCCTTAGCAATTTTTTCAACTCCATCCGGATTGGGAATATATGACTCTAATGGTAATCAACTAAACTTTTTTACAGCAGTAACAGGATTGAGAGGAGTCTATCAACTTCCAAGTGGAAACTTTGTGGTAACAAATGGAGCCGGACTTCACGAAATAGATGGAACCAATGGCAGCCTGATAAGAACAATCTATGCTTCAGCCAATTTGCAATACATATCATTGGTTGATTACTCAACAATTCCAGTTGAGTTAGTCTCTTTTTCTGCCAATGTCAATGGAAGTGGTGTTGAGTTAAATTGGGCAACAGCAACAGAAACAAACAATCAAGGATTTGAGATTGAAAGAAGTGCAGATGGTTTTAACTTTAGTCAAATAGGTTATGTTCCGGGTTTCGGAACAACAACAGAACCGAAGAGCTACAGCTACACAGATCAATCAGTAACCAGCGGAACATATTATTACAGACTAAAGCAGATAGACTTTGATGGAAGCTTTACATATTCAGGAGTTGTTGAAGCAGAAGTAGCCTTGCCAACAGAATTCTCACTTGAACAGAACTACCCGAATCCATTCAACCCGGCAACAAAAATAGAATTCTCACTGCCAGTTGATGCACAAGTAAAGATAAGCGTATATAATCTTGTTGGAGAAAAAGTAGCAGAAGTCGTTAACGAAGATTTTACAGCAGGAAATCACAGAATAGATTACAACGCATCACAGCTAACGAGTGGAGTATACCTTTATAAGCTGGAAGCAGTAGATGTAACAGGGAATAATTATACTTCAGTAAAGAAGATGACATTACTGAAGTAA
- a CDS encoding DUF2461 domain-containing protein, producing MKKGPKDFPKKTTAFLNKLSKNNNREWFEANRDLYNSDFLEPCIQFVVEMGDKLQDIDPDIVAIPKVDKSIFRLHRDVRFSKDKTPYKTNAGLYFWNGKMKKMDASGFYFHLEPKLFGVGLGIYMFPPHLLKKYRDVVSNSVSAKELHQIVRTLEKKGYTIGGKKFKKTPKGYGANTLYPGYLLYEGIYAWFESSNLKIIGGGKAVDIIYKIFKDMLPLHKWLVKNLF from the coding sequence ATGAAAAAAGGGCCAAAGGATTTTCCTAAAAAAACTACTGCCTTCCTAAACAAACTTTCTAAGAACAATAACCGTGAATGGTTTGAAGCCAACCGTGATCTTTACAATTCTGATTTTCTTGAACCTTGCATTCAGTTTGTTGTTGAAATGGGTGATAAGCTTCAGGATATTGATCCTGATATTGTAGCAATCCCGAAAGTTGATAAATCTATTTTCCGTTTGCACAGAGATGTCCGGTTCAGCAAAGATAAAACACCGTATAAAACAAATGCGGGTTTGTATTTCTGGAACGGCAAAATGAAAAAGATGGATGCCAGTGGATTTTACTTTCATCTTGAGCCGAAACTTTTTGGGGTCGGACTTGGAATTTATATGTTTCCGCCTCACCTTCTTAAAAAATATCGTGATGTTGTTTCAAATTCCGTTTCGGCAAAGGAGCTTCACCAAATTGTAAGAACGCTGGAGAAGAAAGGATATACAATCGGCGGAAAAAAATTTAAGAAAACTCCGAAGGGCTACGGTGCAAATACACTTTATCCCGGCTATTTGTTGTATGAAGGAATTTATGCATGGTTTGAAAGTTCTAATTTGAAAATAATCGGCGGCGGGAAAGCGGTAGACATTATTTACAAAATATTCAAGGACATGCTTCCGTTGCATAAGTGGCTGGTGAAAAATTTATTTTAA
- a CDS encoding T9SS type A sorting domain-containing protein, whose product MKIIYLILLMILFTNPVLSQWESIGPYGGYIRCLIKDNQGRIISGNAYGGIFRTSDAGQNWEQLFTGYRNEDVRSLAVNSNNHIFAGTDLRGLYLSTNDGLSWERLVNSVSTRTINDILIKSNGDIFIGTFNGVYRSTDNGNTFTSANNGITNTSIYSLGLSGDYIFAGTNGAGVFRSSDDGANWEAANSGINLNDGIVWDFASAEETENVGAAEIHALTQNELYRSLNSGASWVELSLPSGLYVDVLLKNNGDIYVVGDKILNSTDQGNSWNTYNSPTSALISSVVEIDPNSLMIGTQGPGNYVSTDNGFNWNLEVTGMPATAITNISTTAGVINVSTRHSGVFSSNDGGLNWFNLSLSIPNGWFYGLYQHPITNTFFALHQNGVYRSINGGADWNLTSAFGKTMVVNSLGNIFLGGGSFISKSTDDGVSYQSIQIGANVFYSLDIAVDLEDNIYVATANENGLQGQGVYKSSDLGISYFPYNVGLPNDITSVETVDRTGFPSVFDCIKEMLAADANGNFYSNNQDGSWNPFNIGFQQGGLVKDIAALNYTDGISISVITEREMFKINDESNCIFEEEENLPDDAFFLEMGRRFGLGDTTATNYVGTLGSGIFKRDVSTGVEKEEKTFPNTFRLEQNYPNPFNPTTTIQFSLPERSFVKLEVFNTLGEKVSTLVAEELNAGVYNYEWSAEDLPSGIYFYRLSTNKFFEMMKMILLK is encoded by the coding sequence ATGAAAATTATTTACCTCATTTTACTAATGATTTTATTTACGAATCCTGTTTTATCACAATGGGAATCTATTGGTCCATATGGCGGGTACATTCGCTGCTTAATAAAAGATAACCAAGGCAGAATTATATCGGGTAATGCATATGGGGGGATATTTAGAACTTCTGATGCTGGGCAAAATTGGGAACAGTTATTTACTGGTTATAGAAATGAAGATGTCAGGTCATTAGCTGTCAACTCAAACAATCACATTTTTGCCGGAACAGATTTACGAGGACTTTATCTTTCCACAAATGATGGATTATCATGGGAGAGACTCGTAAATTCAGTTTCCACACGCACCATTAATGATATTCTAATTAAAAGCAACGGAGATATTTTTATAGGAACTTTCAATGGGGTATATCGATCAACGGATAATGGGAACACATTTACCTCGGCAAACAACGGAATTACGAACACATCAATTTATTCACTTGGTTTATCGGGAGATTACATCTTTGCAGGGACAAATGGTGCAGGTGTATTTCGTTCAAGTGATGACGGTGCAAACTGGGAAGCTGCGAACAGTGGAATTAATTTGAATGATGGTATCGTTTGGGACTTTGCGTCTGCGGAAGAAACTGAAAATGTTGGGGCGGCAGAAATTCACGCACTTACACAAAATGAATTGTATCGCTCCTTAAATTCGGGTGCAAGCTGGGTTGAGCTTTCACTGCCAAGCGGGCTTTATGTTGATGTGCTGTTGAAGAATAATGGTGACATTTATGTAGTGGGCGATAAAATATTAAACTCCACTGACCAAGGTAATAGCTGGAACACTTATAACTCACCAACCAGCGCATTAATTTCTTCAGTTGTAGAAATCGATCCAAATTCATTAATGATCGGAACTCAGGGTCCGGGGAATTACGTCTCAACCGATAATGGTTTTAATTGGAACCTGGAAGTTACCGGTATGCCGGCAACAGCAATTACTAATATTAGCACAACCGCTGGAGTCATCAACGTATCTACACGGCATAGTGGAGTTTTCAGTTCGAACGATGGCGGCTTGAATTGGTTCAATCTCAGTTTATCTATTCCAAACGGCTGGTTTTACGGCTTATACCAGCATCCAATAACTAACACATTTTTCGCTTTGCATCAAAATGGCGTTTACAGATCAATAAATGGTGGAGCAGATTGGAACTTGACATCTGCTTTTGGAAAAACAATGGTAGTTAATTCACTTGGAAATATTTTCCTGGGTGGCGGCTCCTTCATTTCCAAATCAACAGACGACGGTGTTTCTTATCAATCAATACAAATTGGCGCAAATGTTTTTTATTCTCTTGATATTGCAGTTGACCTGGAAGATAATATATATGTAGCAACAGCTAACGAAAATGGACTTCAGGGCCAAGGAGTATATAAATCTTCAGACTTAGGTATATCCTATTTTCCGTACAATGTCGGATTACCAAATGACATTACCTCTGTAGAAACCGTAGATAGAACCGGGTTTCCAAGTGTTTTTGATTGCATTAAAGAGATGCTTGCTGCTGATGCAAATGGCAACTTTTATTCAAACAATCAAGATGGGAGCTGGAATCCATTTAACATTGGATTTCAGCAAGGCGGATTAGTAAAAGACATAGCCGCATTAAATTATACAGACGGCATTTCAATCTCAGTAATTACTGAGCGGGAAATGTTTAAAATAAATGATGAATCAAACTGCATTTTTGAAGAAGAAGAGAATCTTCCTGACGATGCTTTTTTCTTAGAAATGGGCAGGCGATTTGGCCTCGGTGATACTACGGCAACTAATTACGTTGGTACTTTAGGCTCGGGAATATTTAAAAGGGATGTTTCAACAGGTGTAGAAAAAGAAGAAAAAACTTTCCCCAATACTTTTAGACTTGAACAAAACTATCCCAATCCATTCAATCCAACCACAACAATTCAGTTCTCACTTCCGGAACGATCATTTGTAAAACTTGAAGTGTTTAACACACTTGGAGAAAAAGTTTCAACGCTTGTTGCCGAGGAGTTGAACGCAGGGGTATATAATTATGAATGGAGCGCAGAAGATCTGCCGAGTGGAATATATTTCTACAGACTTAGCACAAATAAATTTTTTGAAATGATGAAAATGATTCTATTAAAGTAA